In the genome of Streptomyces globosus, one region contains:
- a CDS encoding SAM-dependent methyltransferase encodes MTPTPTPTLVARDWAEIQERMLVPLYETVYDRLGVGPGDRLLGLDCGAGLALLLAEGRGAAATGVEADPERRALARERLLDVLPAAPGPGGRPYDVLFAFAPSRAALAAALPSLRSGAAVVLAGWGPAERCTVPSVPGGGPAPQDLEALVSAAGLRPDGSGRVFCPFGYADADSAVRGLLSTGLYGSAGDTGQVEKELAEALHPYERSDGSVWLPNILRYVLARVP; translated from the coding sequence ATGACACCTACGCCTACGCCGACACTCGTCGCCCGCGACTGGGCGGAGATCCAGGAACGGATGCTCGTACCGCTGTACGAGACGGTCTACGACCGGCTGGGGGTCGGTCCCGGCGACCGGCTGCTGGGCCTGGACTGCGGGGCCGGTCTGGCCCTGCTGCTGGCCGAGGGCCGGGGCGCCGCCGCGACGGGGGTGGAGGCGGACCCCGAGCGGCGGGCCCTGGCGCGCGAGCGGCTGCTGGACGTGCTGCCGGCGGCGCCGGGGCCCGGCGGGCGCCCGTACGACGTGCTGTTCGCCTTCGCGCCCTCCCGGGCGGCGCTCGCCGCGGCCCTGCCGTCGCTGCGCAGCGGCGCCGCGGTGGTCCTGGCGGGCTGGGGGCCCGCGGAGCGGTGCACGGTCCCCTCGGTGCCGGGCGGCGGGCCGGCCCCGCAGGACCTGGAGGCGCTGGTGTCGGCGGCCGGGCTGCGGCCCGACGGCTCGGGGCGGGTGTTCTGCCCGTTCGGGTACGCGGACGCCGACAGCGCGGTGCGCGGGCTGCTGTCGACGGGGCTGTACGGCTCCGCGGGCGACACCGGGCAGGTGGAGAAGGAGCTTGCGGAGGCCCTTCACCCGTACGAGCGAAGCGACGGCTCGGTGTGGCTGCCGAACATCCTGCGGTACGTCCTGGCCCGGGTGCCGTGA
- the trmD gene encoding tRNA (guanosine(37)-N1)-methyltransferase TrmD, which yields MRLDVVTIFPEYLEPLNVSLVGKARARGQLGVHVHDLRDWTHDRHNTVDDTPYGGGPGMVMKTDPWGEALDEVLADGYEAGARGPVVVVPTPSGRPFTQELAVELSERPWLIFTPARYEGIDRRVMDEYATRMPVYEVSIGDYVLAGGEAAVLVVTEAVARLLPGVLGNAESHRDDSFAPGEMANLLEGPVYTKPPQWRGRGIPEVLLSGHHGKIARWRRDEALRRTAANRPDLIERCEASAYDRKDRELLAALGWEPTADGRFWRRPRAVEE from the coding sequence ATGCGGCTCGACGTCGTCACGATCTTCCCCGAGTACCTGGAGCCCCTGAACGTCTCCCTCGTCGGCAAGGCGCGGGCCCGCGGGCAGCTCGGCGTACACGTCCACGACCTGCGCGACTGGACGCACGACCGGCACAACACCGTCGACGACACCCCGTACGGCGGCGGCCCCGGCATGGTCATGAAGACCGACCCCTGGGGCGAGGCCCTCGACGAGGTGCTCGCCGACGGCTACGAGGCCGGCGCCCGCGGGCCCGTCGTCGTCGTGCCCACGCCCAGCGGGCGGCCGTTCACACAGGAGCTCGCCGTCGAGCTCTCCGAGCGGCCCTGGCTGATCTTCACCCCGGCCCGCTACGAGGGCATCGACCGGCGCGTCATGGACGAGTACGCGACGCGCATGCCGGTCTACGAGGTCTCCATCGGCGACTACGTCCTCGCGGGCGGCGAGGCCGCCGTCCTGGTCGTGACCGAGGCCGTCGCCCGGCTCCTGCCCGGCGTGCTGGGCAACGCCGAGTCCCACCGGGACGACTCCTTCGCGCCGGGCGAGATGGCGAACCTGCTGGAGGGCCCCGTCTACACCAAGCCGCCGCAGTGGCGCGGCCGCGGGATCCCGGAGGTGCTGCTCAGCGGCCACCACGGCAAGATCGCCCGCTGGCGGCGCGACGAGGCGCTGCGCCGGACCGCCGCCAACCGGCCGGACCTGATCGAGCGCTGCGAGGCCTCGGCGTACGACAGGAAGGACCGGGAGCTGCTGGCGGCCCTGGGCTGGGAGCCGACCGCGGACGGCCGATTTTGGCGCAGGCCGCGGGCCGTGGAAGAATAA
- a CDS encoding RNA-binding protein: protein MLEEALEHLVKGIVDNPDDVQVASRNLRRGQVLEVRVHPDDLGKVIGRNGRTARALRTVVGAIGGRGIRVDLVDVDQVR, encoded by the coding sequence ATGCTCGAGGAGGCTCTTGAGCACCTCGTAAAGGGCATTGTGGACAACCCCGACGACGTGCAGGTCGCCTCGCGCAACCTGCGCCGCGGGCAGGTGCTCGAGGTCCGGGTCCACCCCGACGACCTCGGGAAGGTGATCGGCCGCAACGGCCGCACCGCACGTGCGCTGCGCACCGTCGTGGGCGCCATCGGCGGCCGCGGCATCCGCGTCGACCTCGTCGACGTGGACCAGGTCCGCTGA
- the proS gene encoding proline--tRNA ligase: MAKAPVLTPQAEDFPRWYQDLINKAELADNGPVRGTMVIRPYGYGLWERMQQEMDARIKEAGAQNAYFPMFIPQSYLTREAEHVEGFAPELAVVTHGGGKQLEEPVVVRPTSETIINDYFSKWVQSYRDLPLLINQWANVVRWEMRPRVFLRTSEFLWQEGHTAHATYEDARDYAARIHRDVYGDFMVNVLGIDVVLGRKTPKERFAGAINTLTLEGMMGDGKALQMGTSHELGQNFAKAFHTQYLSKDSKQEYVWQTSWGVSTRMVGGLIMSHGDDNGLRVPPRLAHVQVVVMAIKGDEAVAKVRELGDRLKAAGIRVHVDDRVDIPFGRRAVDWELKGVPVRVEIGPRDLEAGTAMLARRIPGGKEPVQIDALADLLPKVLDEDQAQLLRESRERREARTSDVSTLEEAAEAAAAGGWARIPWADLGPEGEAKLGEQAVTVRCLVAEDGSVPESDDAPGTLAIVARSY, from the coding sequence ATGGCAAAGGCTCCCGTTCTCACCCCCCAGGCGGAGGATTTCCCCCGCTGGTACCAGGATCTGATCAACAAGGCCGAGCTGGCCGACAACGGCCCGGTGCGCGGCACCATGGTCATCCGGCCGTACGGCTACGGGCTGTGGGAGCGGATGCAGCAGGAGATGGACGCGCGCATCAAGGAAGCGGGCGCCCAGAACGCCTACTTCCCGATGTTCATCCCGCAGTCCTACCTGACCAGGGAGGCCGAGCACGTCGAGGGCTTCGCCCCCGAGCTCGCGGTCGTCACGCACGGCGGCGGCAAGCAGCTCGAGGAGCCGGTCGTGGTGCGCCCGACCTCCGAGACGATCATCAACGACTACTTCTCGAAGTGGGTCCAGAGCTACCGCGACCTGCCGCTGCTGATCAACCAGTGGGCGAACGTGGTCCGCTGGGAGATGCGCCCGCGCGTCTTCCTCCGGACGAGCGAGTTCCTCTGGCAGGAGGGCCACACGGCCCACGCCACGTACGAGGACGCCCGCGACTACGCGGCCCGGATCCACCGCGACGTGTACGGCGACTTCATGGTCAACGTGCTCGGCATCGACGTCGTGCTCGGCCGCAAGACGCCGAAGGAGCGCTTCGCCGGCGCCATCAACACCCTCACGCTGGAGGGCATGATGGGCGACGGCAAGGCCCTCCAGATGGGCACGAGCCACGAGCTCGGCCAGAACTTCGCCAAGGCGTTCCACACCCAGTACCTGTCGAAGGACAGCAAGCAGGAGTACGTCTGGCAGACCTCCTGGGGCGTGTCGACCCGCATGGTCGGCGGCCTGATCATGTCCCACGGCGACGACAACGGCCTGCGCGTGCCGCCGCGGCTGGCGCACGTCCAGGTCGTGGTCATGGCGATCAAGGGCGACGAGGCCGTGGCGAAGGTCCGCGAGCTGGGCGACCGCCTGAAGGCCGCAGGCATCCGCGTCCACGTGGACGACCGCGTCGACATCCCCTTCGGCCGCCGCGCGGTGGACTGGGAGCTCAAGGGCGTCCCGGTCCGCGTCGAGATCGGCCCCCGCGACCTCGAGGCCGGCACCGCGATGCTGGCCCGCCGGATCCCCGGCGGCAAGGAGCCGGTGCAGATCGACGCCCTGGCCGACCTGCTGCCCAAGGTGCTGGACGAGGACCAGGCGCAGCTGCTGCGCGAGTCCCGCGAGCGCCGCGAGGCCCGCACCTCCGACGTCTCCACGCTGGAGGAGGCCGCCGAGGCCGCGGCCGCCGGCGGCTGGGCGCGGATCCCGTGGGCCGACCTCGGCCCCGAGGGCGAGGCCAAGCTGGGCGAGCAGGCCGTCACCGTGCGCTGCCTGGTCGCCGAGGACGGGTCGGTGCCCGAGTCGGACGACGCCCCCGGTACGCTCGCCATCGTCGCGCGCTCGTACTGA
- the ftsH gene encoding ATP-dependent zinc metalloprotease FtsH: MPSPTPAPPRDRADTPWRSEGAPPSPPKKRMPGGWRWLILAALLVFLATNLVLSFFNEGDEPTVSYTEFSRQVAAGNVARIYAKGDAIQGELKAKQPLPDGGKGDYTKFTTQRPAFAEDDLWAELTKQNTIVTASPVVVQRSLLANVLLSLAPMLLLVLLWVLLARRMGSALGGGLGGIGRKTPPRPVELQEGGKRTTFEDVAGIDEVQGELHDVVDFLKNPQRYRAMGARMPGGVLLAGLPGTGKTLLARAVAGEAGVPFFSASASEFIEMIVGVGASRVRELFTEARKVAPAIIFIDEIDTIGRARGAGGGIGGHDEREQTLNQILTEMDGFSGSEGVVVIAATNRADVLDPALTRPGRFDRTVTVSPPDKSGREAILRIHTREIPLAPDADLAQMAATTPGMTGAELANLANEAALLAVKRGRDRVTQGDLSEALEKVQLGAERPLVMPREERRRTAYHESGHALLGMLHPGADPVRKITIVPRGRALGVTLSTPEADRYAYTEEYLRGRIIGALGGMAAEHTVYDVITTGSENDLEQVTGIVRGMVGRWGMSERIGRLTAVPSDGQSPYGLAAAPATLDAVDAEMRRIVDECYTEACRLLREHRPKLDALAEALLANETLDEAAAYAAAGIPRTPA, from the coding sequence GTGCCCAGCCCCACCCCCGCGCCGCCGCGCGACCGGGCCGACACGCCCTGGCGCTCCGAAGGCGCGCCGCCCTCCCCGCCGAAGAAGAGGATGCCCGGCGGCTGGCGCTGGCTGATCCTGGCCGCCCTGCTGGTCTTCCTGGCCACCAACCTCGTCCTGTCCTTCTTCAACGAGGGCGACGAGCCGACCGTCTCCTACACCGAGTTCAGCAGGCAGGTCGCCGCAGGCAACGTCGCCAGGATCTACGCCAAGGGCGACGCCATCCAGGGCGAACTGAAGGCGAAGCAGCCCCTCCCCGACGGCGGCAAGGGCGACTACACCAAGTTCACCACCCAGCGCCCCGCCTTCGCCGAGGACGACCTGTGGGCCGAGCTCACCAAGCAGAACACGATCGTCACCGCCTCCCCGGTGGTCGTCCAGCGCAGCCTCCTGGCCAACGTCCTGCTCTCGCTCGCCCCGATGCTGCTGCTCGTCCTGCTGTGGGTGCTCCTCGCCCGGCGGATGGGCTCGGCGCTCGGCGGCGGCCTGGGCGGCATCGGCCGCAAGACCCCGCCCCGGCCCGTGGAGCTCCAGGAGGGCGGCAAGCGCACCACCTTCGAGGACGTCGCCGGCATCGACGAGGTCCAGGGCGAACTCCACGACGTCGTCGACTTCCTCAAGAACCCGCAGCGGTACCGTGCGATGGGCGCCCGCATGCCCGGCGGCGTCCTGCTCGCGGGCCTGCCCGGCACCGGCAAGACGCTGCTCGCCCGGGCGGTGGCCGGTGAGGCGGGCGTGCCGTTCTTCTCGGCGTCCGCCTCCGAGTTCATCGAGATGATCGTCGGCGTCGGCGCCTCCCGGGTCCGCGAACTGTTCACCGAGGCCCGCAAGGTGGCCCCGGCGATCATCTTCATCGACGAGATCGACACCATCGGCCGGGCCCGCGGCGCAGGCGGCGGCATCGGCGGCCACGACGAACGCGAGCAGACCCTCAACCAGATCCTGACCGAAATGGACGGGTTCTCCGGCTCCGAGGGCGTGGTCGTGATCGCCGCCACCAACCGCGCGGACGTCCTCGACCCCGCCCTCACCCGCCCCGGCCGCTTCGACCGCACCGTCACGGTCTCCCCGCCCGACAAGAGCGGCCGCGAGGCGATCCTGCGCATCCACACCCGCGAGATCCCCCTCGCCCCGGACGCCGACCTCGCGCAGATGGCCGCCACCACGCCCGGCATGACCGGCGCCGAACTCGCCAACCTCGCCAACGAGGCCGCCCTCCTCGCCGTCAAGCGGGGGCGCGACCGGGTCACCCAGGGCGACCTCTCCGAAGCCCTGGAGAAGGTCCAGCTCGGCGCGGAGCGCCCGCTCGTCATGCCCCGGGAGGAGCGCCGGCGCACCGCCTACCACGAGAGCGGCCACGCCCTGCTCGGCATGCTCCACCCGGGTGCGGACCCCGTACGCAAGATCACGATCGTGCCCCGCGGCCGGGCGCTCGGCGTCACCCTCTCCACCCCGGAGGCCGACCGGTACGCCTACACCGAGGAGTACCTGCGCGGCCGGATCATCGGCGCGCTCGGCGGCATGGCGGCCGAGCACACCGTCTACGACGTGATCACCACCGGCTCCGAGAACGACCTGGAGCAGGTCACCGGCATCGTCCGCGGCATGGTCGGCCGCTGGGGCATGAGCGAGCGCATCGGCCGCCTCACCGCTGTCCCCTCCGACGGGCAGAGCCCGTACGGCCTGGCCGCGGCCCCCGCCACCCTCGACGCGGTGGACGCCGAGATGCGGCGGATCGTGGACGAGTGCTACACCGAGGCCTGCCGCCTGCTGCGCGAGCACCGGCCGAAGCTCGACGCCCTCGCCGAGGCGCTGCTCGCGAACGAGACCCTCGACGAGGCCGCCGCCTACGCCGCGGCGGGCATCCCGCGCACCCCCGCGTGA
- the rplS gene encoding 50S ribosomal protein L19, which translates to MSHLLDGVNAASLRSDVPAFRPGDTVNVHVRVIEGNRSRIQQFKGVVIRRQGSGVSETFTVRKVSFSVGVERTFPVNSPIFEKIELVTRGDVRRAKLYYLRELRGKAAKIKEKRDR; encoded by the coding sequence ATGTCTCACCTGCTCGACGGCGTGAACGCCGCCTCCCTGCGCTCGGACGTCCCGGCCTTCCGCCCGGGTGACACCGTCAACGTGCACGTCCGCGTCATCGAGGGCAACCGCTCCCGTATCCAGCAGTTCAAGGGCGTCGTCATCCGCCGCCAGGGCTCCGGCGTCTCCGAGACCTTCACCGTTCGCAAGGTCTCCTTCAGCGTCGGTGTCGAGCGCACCTTCCCGGTGAACTCCCCGATCTTCGAGAAGATCGAGCTGGTCACCCGTGGTGACGTCCGCCGCGCCAAGCTGTACTACCTCCGTGAGCTCCGCGGCAAGGCCGCGAAGATCAAGGAGAAGCGCGACCGCTGA
- the ffh gene encoding signal recognition particle protein: MFDTLSDRLSATFKSLRGKGRLSEQDIDAAAREIRIALLEADVALPVVRSFIANVKERARGAEVSKALNPAQQVLKIVNEELVSILGGETRRLRFAKTAPTVIMLAGLQGAGKTTLAGKLGHWLKGQGHTPLLVACDLQRPNAVNQLGIVAERAGVGFYGPQPGNGVGDPVQVAKDSVEYARTKQYDIVIVDTAGRLGIDEELMQQAADIRDAVSPDEVLFVVDAMIGQDAVNTAEAFRDGVGFDGVVLSKLDGDARGGAALSIAHVTGKQIMFASNGEKVDDFDAFHPDRMAGRILDMGDMLTLIEQAERTFSQAEAEKMAAKLAKGPKEFTLDDFLAQMEQVRKMGSISKLLGMLPGMGQIKEQINNIDERDVDRTAAIIKSMTPAERQDPTIINGSRRARIAKGSGTEVSAVKNLVERFFEARKMMSRMAQGGGMPGMPGIPGMGGGPGRQKKQVKQAKGKRKSGNPMKRKAEEAAAAARREQAALGGQPDAAGSPFGLPAGAPGEDFELPDEFKKFMK, from the coding sequence GTGTTCGATACGCTTTCCGACCGCCTCAGCGCGACCTTCAAGTCCCTCCGGGGCAAGGGCCGCCTCTCCGAACAGGACATCGACGCCGCGGCCCGGGAAATCCGTATCGCCCTCCTCGAGGCCGACGTCGCCCTCCCGGTCGTCCGCTCCTTCATCGCGAACGTCAAGGAGCGCGCCCGCGGGGCCGAGGTCTCCAAGGCCCTCAACCCGGCGCAGCAGGTCCTCAAGATCGTCAACGAGGAGCTGGTCTCGATCCTCGGCGGCGAGACCCGCCGCCTGCGGTTCGCCAAGACCGCCCCGACCGTGATCATGCTGGCCGGCCTCCAGGGCGCGGGCAAGACCACCCTCGCCGGAAAGCTCGGCCACTGGCTCAAGGGCCAGGGCCACACCCCGCTGCTCGTCGCCTGCGACCTCCAGCGCCCCAACGCCGTCAACCAGCTCGGCATCGTCGCCGAGCGCGCCGGCGTCGGCTTCTACGGCCCGCAGCCGGGCAACGGCGTCGGAGACCCGGTCCAGGTCGCGAAGGACTCCGTCGAGTACGCGCGGACCAAGCAGTACGACATCGTCATCGTCGACACCGCCGGCCGCCTCGGCATCGACGAGGAGCTGATGCAGCAGGCCGCGGACATCCGCGACGCCGTCAGCCCCGACGAGGTCCTGTTCGTCGTCGACGCCATGATCGGCCAGGACGCGGTCAACACCGCGGAGGCCTTCCGCGACGGCGTCGGCTTCGACGGTGTCGTGCTGTCCAAGCTCGACGGCGACGCCCGCGGCGGTGCCGCGCTCTCCATCGCGCACGTCACCGGCAAGCAGATCATGTTCGCCTCGAACGGCGAGAAGGTCGACGACTTCGACGCCTTCCACCCGGACCGCATGGCGGGCCGGATCCTCGACATGGGTGACATGCTCACCCTCATCGAGCAGGCCGAGCGGACGTTCTCGCAGGCCGAGGCCGAGAAGATGGCGGCCAAGCTCGCCAAGGGCCCCAAGGAGTTCACGCTCGACGACTTCCTGGCCCAGATGGAGCAGGTCCGCAAGATGGGCTCCATCTCCAAGCTGCTCGGCATGCTGCCCGGCATGGGGCAGATCAAGGAGCAGATCAACAACATCGACGAGCGGGACGTCGACCGCACCGCCGCGATCATCAAGTCGATGACCCCGGCCGAGCGCCAGGACCCGACGATCATCAACGGCTCGCGCCGCGCCCGTATCGCCAAGGGCTCCGGCACGGAGGTCAGCGCCGTCAAGAACCTCGTCGAGCGGTTCTTCGAGGCCCGCAAGATGATGTCGCGCATGGCCCAGGGCGGCGGCATGCCGGGGATGCCGGGCATCCCGGGCATGGGCGGCGGCCCCGGCCGGCAGAAGAAGCAGGTCAAGCAGGCCAAGGGCAAGCGCAAGAGCGGCAACCCGATGAAGCGCAAGGCGGAGGAGGCGGCGGCCGCCGCCCGCCGCGAGCAGGCCGCCCTGGGCGGTCAGCCGGACGCCGCGGGCAGCCCCTTCGGACTGCCGGCCGGCGCTCCGGGCGAGGACTTCGAGCTGCCGGACGAGTTCAAGAAGTTCATGAAGTAG
- the rimM gene encoding ribosome maturation factor RimM (Essential for efficient processing of 16S rRNA), protein MQLVVARIGRAHGIKGEVTVEVRTDEPELRLGPGAVLQTEPASAGPLTVETGRVHSGRLLLRFEGVKDRNAAEALRNTLLIADVDPSELPEEPDEFYDHQLIDLDVVLEDGTAVGRITEISHLPSQDLFIVEREDGSEVMIPFVEEIVAEIDLEEQRCVITPPPGLIDDRAVVASTRDEEDGA, encoded by the coding sequence GTGCAGCTGGTAGTCGCGCGGATCGGCCGCGCCCACGGGATCAAGGGTGAGGTCACCGTCGAGGTGCGGACGGACGAGCCCGAGCTGCGGCTCGGGCCCGGCGCCGTGCTGCAGACGGAGCCGGCCTCGGCGGGCCCCCTCACCGTCGAGACGGGACGGGTGCACAGCGGGCGCCTGCTGCTGCGGTTCGAGGGCGTGAAGGACCGCAACGCCGCCGAGGCGCTGCGCAACACGCTGCTCATCGCCGACGTGGACCCCTCGGAGCTGCCCGAGGAGCCCGACGAGTTCTACGACCACCAGCTCATCGACCTGGACGTGGTCCTGGAGGACGGCACCGCGGTCGGCCGGATCACCGAGATCTCCCACCTGCCCTCGCAGGACCTGTTCATCGTCGAGCGGGAGGACGGCTCCGAGGTGATGATCCCCTTCGTGGAGGAGATCGTCGCCGAGATCGACCTGGAGGAGCAGCGCTGCGTCATCACGCCGCCGCCCGGCCTGATCGACGACCGTGCCGTGGTGGCCTCCACCCGGGACGAGGAGGACGGGGCCTGA
- the rpsP gene encoding 30S ribosomal protein S16: MAVKIKLKRLGKIRSPHYRIVVADARTRRDGRAIEEIGIYQPTYNPSRIEVNAERAQYWLSVGAQPTDAVLAILKLTGDWQKHKGLPAPAPLLQPATKEDKRRSFDEFAKALEGIGETKGEAITQKAKKADKKADEAEAAAESTEA; the protein is encoded by the coding sequence GTGGCAGTCAAGATCAAGCTCAAGCGCCTCGGCAAGATCCGCTCCCCGCACTACCGCATCGTCGTCGCCGACGCCCGCACCCGCCGGGACGGCCGCGCGATCGAGGAGATCGGCATCTACCAGCCGACGTACAACCCGTCGCGCATCGAGGTCAACGCCGAGCGCGCCCAGTACTGGCTCTCGGTCGGCGCCCAGCCCACCGACGCCGTGCTCGCCATCCTCAAGCTGACCGGTGACTGGCAGAAGCACAAGGGCCTCCCGGCCCCCGCGCCGCTGCTCCAGCCGGCGACGAAGGAAGACAAGCGCCGCTCCTTCGACGAGTTCGCCAAGGCCCTCGAGGGCATCGGCGAGACCAAGGGCGAGGCCATCACGCAGAAGGCGAAGAAGGCCGACAAGAAGGCGGACGAGGCTGAGGCCGCCGCCGAGTCGACCGAGGCCTGA